The following proteins are co-located in the Mesorhizobium sp. M1E.F.Ca.ET.045.02.1.1 genome:
- a CDS encoding TrbC/VirB2 family protein, with the protein MIRAHSRGYRRIAASGTTLFISLMAASAANAAGSSMPWEQPLEKILQSIEGPVSKIIAVIIIIVTGLTLAFGDTSGGFRRLIQIVFGLSIAFAASSFFLSFFSFGGGALI; encoded by the coding sequence ATGATCCGCGCTCACTCGCGAGGCTACCGGCGTATCGCCGCTTCAGGCACGACGCTCTTCATCAGTCTCATGGCCGCCTCGGCCGCCAATGCCGCCGGATCGTCAATGCCGTGGGAGCAGCCGCTGGAGAAGATCCTCCAGTCGATCGAAGGTCCGGTCTCCAAGATCATTGCCGTGATCATCATCATAGTGACCGGACTGACGCTCGCCTTCGGCGATACTTCCGGAGGTTTTCGGCGACTGATCCAGATCGTCTTTGGCCTCTCGATCGCCTTCGCGGCGTCCAGCTTTTTTCTGTCGTTCTTCTCGTTTGGCGGCGGAGCGCTGATCTGA
- the trbE gene encoding conjugal transfer protein TrbE translates to MMNLAEFRRDANRLADYLPWAALAAPGVVLNKDGSFQRTARFRGPDLDSAVAAELVAVASRINNAFRRLGSGWSIFVEAQRHEAATYPDSQFPDPASGLVDAERKADFEEDGIHFISSYFLTFLYLPPAEDAARAETWLYEGREQSGVDPHEILRAFVDRTDRVLSLLDGFMPECQWLDDAETLTYLHSTVSTKRHGVRVPETPIYLDALLAEQPLTAGLEPRLGDQHLRVLTIVGFPTATTPGLLDDLNRLAFPYRWATRAILLDKPDATRLLTKIRRQWFAKRKSIAAILKEVMTNEASVLLDTDAANQAADADIALQELGADVSGMAYVTATITVWDADPHLAQEKLRLVEKVIQGRDFSAMLETVNAVDAWLGSLPGHAYANVRQPPISTLNLAHMIPLSAVWAGPERDEHLGSPPLLYGKTEGSTPFRLSLHVGDVGHTLVVGPTGAGKSVLLALMALQFRRYLHSQVFAFDFGGSIRAAALAMRGDWHDLGGGLTEGSDTSVSLQPLARIHDTYERAWAADWIVSILAREGIPINPEAREHIWTALTSLASAPVDERTITGLSVLLQANDLKKALRPYCVGGPYGRLLDSEAEHLGAASVQAFEIEGLVGTGAAPAVLSYLFHRIGDRLDGRPTLLIIDEGWLALDDEGFAGQLREWLKTLRKKNASVVFATQSLSDIDNSGIAPAIIESCPTRLLLPNERAVEPQITAIYRRFGLSDRQIEILARATPKRDYYCQSRRGNRLFELALSEVGLALCTASSKTDQALIASVAAENGRDGFLAAWLRARNVAWAADLISAPQISAPQPEKEPQS, encoded by the coding sequence ATGATGAATCTTGCTGAGTTTCGCCGGGACGCCAACCGTCTGGCCGACTACCTGCCTTGGGCTGCGCTCGCGGCGCCTGGCGTGGTGTTGAACAAGGATGGGAGCTTTCAGCGCACCGCAAGGTTTCGCGGTCCGGACCTGGATTCCGCCGTGGCGGCAGAACTGGTGGCGGTCGCCTCGCGCATCAACAACGCCTTCCGTCGTCTCGGCTCGGGTTGGAGCATTTTCGTCGAGGCGCAGCGCCATGAGGCGGCGACCTATCCCGACAGCCAATTTCCCGATCCCGCCTCCGGCCTGGTCGACGCCGAGCGCAAAGCCGACTTCGAGGAGGACGGCATCCACTTCATATCGAGCTACTTCCTCACCTTCCTCTACCTGCCGCCGGCCGAGGATGCGGCGCGGGCGGAGACCTGGCTCTACGAGGGACGCGAACAGTCCGGCGTGGATCCTCATGAGATCCTGCGCGCGTTTGTCGACCGCACGGATCGCGTTCTCTCTCTTCTCGACGGCTTCATGCCGGAATGCCAGTGGCTCGACGATGCCGAGACGCTGACCTACCTGCATTCGACTGTCTCGACGAAACGCCATGGGGTGCGCGTCCCGGAGACCCCGATCTATCTCGATGCGCTGCTGGCGGAGCAGCCGTTGACTGCCGGGCTCGAGCCACGCCTTGGCGACCAGCATCTACGCGTTCTCACCATTGTCGGCTTTCCGACCGCAACGACGCCAGGCCTGCTCGACGATCTGAACCGGCTCGCTTTCCCGTATCGCTGGGCGACGCGCGCGATCCTGCTCGACAAGCCCGACGCTACCAGGCTGCTGACGAAGATCCGGCGGCAATGGTTTGCCAAAAGGAAAAGCATCGCCGCGATCCTGAAGGAAGTCATGACGAACGAGGCGTCCGTGCTTCTGGACACGGACGCCGCCAACCAGGCCGCGGACGCCGATATCGCATTGCAGGAACTCGGCGCTGACGTTTCGGGCATGGCCTACGTCACCGCGACCATCACGGTCTGGGACGCCGATCCGCATTTGGCGCAAGAGAAGCTGCGCCTTGTCGAGAAAGTCATCCAGGGTCGCGACTTCAGCGCCATGCTGGAAACGGTCAATGCTGTCGATGCATGGCTTGGCTCATTGCCCGGACATGCCTACGCCAATGTCCGCCAGCCGCCCATCTCGACACTCAATCTCGCCCACATGATCCCCCTCTCTGCCGTGTGGGCGGGGCCGGAACGGGACGAGCACCTTGGTAGTCCTCCCTTGCTATATGGCAAGACCGAGGGCTCGACCCCGTTCCGGTTGTCCTTGCATGTCGGCGACGTCGGCCACACCTTAGTGGTCGGACCCACCGGCGCTGGCAAGTCCGTGCTGCTTGCGCTGATGGCGCTGCAGTTCCGACGCTATCTGCACAGCCAAGTCTTCGCCTTCGACTTCGGGGGCTCGATCCGCGCCGCGGCGCTCGCCATGCGCGGGGACTGGCACGATCTCGGGGGCGGCTTAACCGAGGGCAGCGATACCTCCGTCTCGCTCCAGCCTCTTGCCCGCATACACGATACTTATGAACGCGCGTGGGCGGCCGACTGGATCGTTTCGATCCTTGCGCGTGAAGGGATCCCGATCAACCCGGAGGCCAGGGAGCATATCTGGACCGCTCTGACATCGCTTGCCTCAGCGCCGGTCGACGAGCGCACCATCACTGGCCTCAGCGTGCTCTTGCAGGCGAACGACTTGAAAAAGGCTCTGCGGCCATATTGCGTTGGAGGCCCATACGGGCGGCTGCTAGATTCTGAAGCCGAGCATCTCGGCGCGGCATCCGTGCAAGCCTTCGAGATCGAGGGTCTTGTCGGCACCGGAGCAGCACCTGCTGTTCTGTCCTACCTGTTCCACCGCATAGGCGACCGGCTCGATGGACGGCCGACTCTTCTGATCATTGACGAGGGCTGGCTCGCGCTTGATGACGAAGGTTTTGCCGGCCAGTTGCGCGAGTGGCTGAAGACGCTGCGCAAGAAGAACGCCAGCGTCGTCTTTGCCACCCAGTCATTGTCCGACATCGACAACTCCGGCATCGCGCCGGCGATTATCGAAAGCTGCCCAACCCGGCTGCTGCTGCCCAACGAACGCGCCGTCGAACCGCAGATAACGGCGATCTACCGCCGCTTCGGCCTCAGCGACCGCCAGATCGAGATTCTGGCGCGCGCAACGCCCAAGCGCGACTACTATTGCCAGTCGCGGCGCGGCAACCGCTTGTTCGAGCTTGCCCTGTCCGAGGTCGGTCTCGCGCTCTGCACCGCTTCGTCCAAGACCGACCAGGCTCTCATCGCCAGTGTTGCCGCCGAGAATGGCCGCGACGGTTTCCTCGCGGCCTGGCTGCGCGCCAGAAACGTAGCCTGGGCCGCCGACCTCATCTCCGCCCCGCAAATCTCTGCCCCGCAACCCGAAAAGGAGCCCCAATCATGA
- the trbB gene encoding P-type conjugative transfer ATPase TrbB, which translates to MAALHNNTERRARSSRMLRTALGQAISRFLDDPAIVEVMLNPDGRIWVDRLSEGLADTGQMLPAADGERIVRLVAHHVGAEVHTRSPRVSAELPETGERFEGLLPPVVSAPAFAIRKPAVAVFTLEDYVAAGIMSAGQKATLRAAVVGRANILVAGGTSTGKTTLTNALLAEVAKGSDRVVIIEDTRELQCSAPNMVAMRTKDGVASLADLVRSSLRLRPDRIPIGEVRGSEALDLLKAWGTGHPGGIGTIHAGSGIGALRRLEQLIQEAVVTVPRALIAETIDMVAVLSGRGSARRLTELTRVEGLGPDGDYRTSQASQNNEGDNS; encoded by the coding sequence ATGGCAGCTTTGCACAACAACACCGAACGACGCGCGCGCAGTTCGCGCATGCTGCGCACCGCGCTCGGTCAAGCCATCAGCCGGTTCCTCGACGATCCGGCAATCGTCGAAGTGATGTTGAACCCGGACGGCCGAATCTGGGTGGATCGGCTTTCGGAGGGTCTGGCTGACACGGGCCAGATGCTGCCGGCCGCGGATGGCGAGCGCATTGTGCGTCTGGTCGCTCACCATGTTGGCGCCGAGGTGCATACCCGTTCCCCGCGCGTCTCGGCTGAGTTGCCGGAAACCGGCGAACGCTTCGAGGGGCTGCTTCCGCCCGTCGTTTCAGCGCCCGCCTTCGCGATCCGCAAGCCGGCAGTCGCTGTATTCACGCTCGAGGACTATGTCGCGGCGGGCATAATGAGCGCCGGCCAGAAGGCCACGTTGCGCGCCGCAGTAGTAGGCCGCGCGAACATCCTTGTGGCGGGCGGCACCTCCACCGGCAAGACGACGCTGACCAATGCCCTGCTCGCCGAAGTGGCGAAGGGGTCGGATCGCGTCGTCATCATCGAGGACACGCGCGAACTGCAATGCTCCGCGCCCAACATGGTCGCCATGCGCACCAAGGATGGCGTCGCATCGCTCGCCGACCTGGTCCGCTCCTCGCTCCGCCTTCGTCCTGACCGCATCCCCATTGGCGAGGTGCGAGGCTCGGAGGCGCTTGACCTTCTGAAGGCTTGGGGCACCGGACATCCCGGCGGCATCGGCACCATCCACGCCGGCTCCGGCATCGGCGCCCTGCGGCGTCTCGAGCAACTCATCCAGGAAGCCGTCGTCACCGTTCCGCGCGCCCTGATAGCCGAAACCATAGACATGGTCGCCGTTCTATCCGGACGCGGTTCTGCGCGCCGGCTCACCGAGCTCACCCGGGTCGAAGGACTTGGTCCCGACGGCGACTATCGCACTTCCCAAGCCAGCCAGAACAATGAAGGAGACAATTCATGA
- a CDS encoding DUF680 domain-containing protein: MKTFLATVAALGLSMSGAAAECAYHQSMASAAQVDTTKTASVEKSDVAKTTDAQQIKKPAPPKTE; encoded by the coding sequence ATGAAAACCTTCCTTGCGACAGTCGCAGCATTGGGCCTGTCGATGTCGGGCGCAGCCGCAGAATGCGCGTATCACCAATCAATGGCATCAGCAGCACAGGTCGACACGACCAAAACGGCCAGCGTTGAAAAATCCGACGTGGCGAAGACAACTGACGCGCAGCAGATCAAGAAACCAGCGCCGCCCAAGACGGAATAG
- a CDS encoding VirB3 family type IV secretion system protein yields the protein MATAFEQIDAVPGYVVSVHRALTEHILLAGAPRSIAIMNGTLAGAVGLGLRLWLVGLLLWALGHFTAVWAAKRDPLFVEVVRRHLRLPGHLSV from the coding sequence ATGGCGACCGCTTTCGAACAGATCGACGCGGTGCCGGGATATGTGGTCTCCGTTCACAGAGCTCTGACCGAGCACATCCTGCTCGCCGGCGCGCCGCGTTCGATAGCGATCATGAACGGCACCCTCGCAGGCGCGGTCGGCCTCGGCCTGCGGCTCTGGCTGGTCGGTCTCCTTCTCTGGGCGCTCGGACACTTCACGGCGGTGTGGGCCGCAAAGCGCGATCCCCTGTTCGTTGAAGTCGTCCGGAGACATCTGCGCCTTCCCGGCCACCTGTCGGTTTGA
- a CDS encoding type II toxin-antitoxin system HipA family toxin, whose product MARRPAHTPLNVFLNGRLVGVLRRQSNGAVDFQYAREWLDWHGTFPVSLSLPLREDRYIGAPVINVFDNLLPDNEAIRKRVAERVGAAGTDAHSLLAVLGHDCVGALQFLPDGIDPGNPGSSDGKPVSKKDIAGIIENLTAAPLGLGEDGDFRISIAGAQEKTALLRKDGRWFKPIRTAATTHILKPQIGRLPNGIDLSNSVENEYLCLKLLEAFGVPAAKTEIADFGERRTLIVERFDRLWARDGRLLRLPQEDMCQALSVPPTRKYQSEGGPGMREIIDLLKGSDQPEDDIAVFLRACIVFWLISATDGHAKNFSIFLSPGGRFRMAPLYDVLTAQPSLDAGQITRKKFKLAMAVGKSRHYSVHEIVPRHFIQTADIAGVGTPVMRRIFEDIAGNAEKQADTVISSLPRGFPGQVVDSVRLAIGRRAMLLAGAN is encoded by the coding sequence ATGGCGAGGCGGCCGGCTCACACACCGCTTAATGTCTTCCTGAACGGGCGTCTCGTGGGCGTGTTGCGCAGGCAATCAAACGGCGCCGTGGACTTCCAATACGCCCGCGAATGGCTGGACTGGCACGGTACCTTCCCGGTTTCGCTCTCACTTCCTTTGCGGGAGGACCGCTATATTGGCGCGCCTGTGATCAACGTCTTCGACAACCTGCTTCCTGACAATGAAGCCATCCGCAAGCGGGTTGCCGAACGCGTCGGCGCGGCTGGCACCGATGCCCACAGCCTGCTCGCCGTGCTGGGCCACGATTGCGTCGGTGCGCTGCAGTTCCTGCCTGACGGCATTGATCCTGGCAATCCGGGCAGCAGCGATGGCAAGCCAGTCAGCAAAAAGGACATAGCCGGAATAATCGAAAACCTTACCGCCGCTCCTCTCGGCCTGGGTGAGGATGGGGATTTCCGCATCTCGATCGCCGGCGCCCAGGAAAAGACGGCGCTGTTGCGCAAGGACGGACGCTGGTTCAAGCCCATCCGCACGGCTGCCACCACCCACATCCTGAAGCCGCAGATCGGCAGGTTGCCCAACGGCATCGATCTCTCCAATAGCGTCGAGAACGAGTATCTGTGCCTCAAGCTGCTTGAGGCGTTCGGCGTTCCTGCCGCCAAGACGGAGATCGCGGATTTCGGGGAGCGCCGCACGCTGATCGTCGAGCGCTTCGACCGGCTTTGGGCCAGGGACGGCCGCCTCCTGCGCCTGCCGCAAGAGGATATGTGTCAAGCGCTGTCGGTCCCGCCGACACGTAAGTACCAGTCAGAGGGCGGACCCGGTATGCGGGAGATTATCGACCTTCTGAAGGGCAGTGACCAGCCGGAAGACGACATAGCGGTCTTTCTGCGCGCTTGCATCGTATTCTGGCTGATCTCGGCGACCGACGGCCACGCCAAGAATTTCAGCATCTTTCTAAGTCCAGGCGGCCGGTTTCGCATGGCACCGCTCTACGACGTGCTGACCGCGCAGCCCAGCCTTGATGCCGGCCAGATCACTCGCAAAAAATTCAAGTTGGCAATGGCGGTCGGCAAAAGCCGGCACTATTCGGTGCATGAGATTGTGCCCCGCCACTTCATACAGACCGCTGACATTGCTGGCGTGGGCACCCCTGTCATGCGCCGAATTTTCGAAGACATTGCCGGAAACGCGGAAAAGCAGGCTGATACCGTGATCTCCTCACTACCGCGTGGCTTTCCTGGACAGGTTGTCGATTCGGTCAGGTTGGCCATAGGCAGGCGTGCGATGCTTCTTGCTGGTGCAAATTGA
- a CDS encoding DUF1839 family protein: MRGAIAGLDPVSYRPHWLHDPQRRWPQTNCYVDLLIEVLHATGHDPVAALGFTVAQDFEGDQFTFFKFPTADLQQLAGLDIQELAVFDRLETHVLAQIELGRLPLVEVDAFYLPDTRGITYRNGHSKTTCGIDALDPEGRRMRYFHNDGYFALEGEDYDGIFGQWDDVSAGDLPLFPYAEFVKFDATRPARDAVGTAAALLAHHLKRRPKRNPLGAYAAAFGRHAETLATRSPDYFHTYAFNTLRQVGANFELLGSHLEWLGQHGETCLAEAAQAAGDIADGAKVMQFKLARAMARQRFEGLAEAIAPMAQAYETVMDVLDARMAGVASKAA, from the coding sequence ATGCGCGGAGCTATCGCCGGCCTCGATCCGGTCAGCTACCGGCCGCACTGGCTGCACGATCCGCAAAGGCGCTGGCCGCAGACCAACTGCTATGTCGACCTCCTGATTGAGGTACTGCACGCGACCGGCCACGATCCGGTCGCGGCGCTCGGTTTCACCGTGGCGCAGGATTTCGAGGGCGATCAGTTCACCTTCTTCAAGTTCCCGACCGCCGACCTGCAGCAGTTGGCCGGGCTGGACATCCAGGAACTGGCGGTCTTCGACCGGCTGGAGACGCATGTGCTGGCGCAAATCGAACTCGGCCGGCTGCCGCTGGTCGAGGTCGACGCCTTCTACCTGCCCGACACCAGGGGCATCACCTATCGCAACGGCCATTCCAAGACCACGTGCGGCATCGATGCGCTCGATCCCGAGGGGCGGCGGATGCGCTACTTCCACAATGACGGCTACTTCGCGCTCGAGGGCGAAGACTACGACGGCATCTTCGGCCAATGGGATGATGTGTCGGCCGGGGACCTGCCGCTGTTTCCTTACGCGGAATTCGTGAAGTTCGACGCCACGCGCCCGGCCCGTGACGCGGTCGGGACCGCAGCGGCGTTGCTTGCGCATCACTTGAAGCGGCGGCCGAAGCGCAATCCGCTTGGCGCCTATGCGGCCGCGTTCGGCCGCCACGCTGAAACGCTGGCGACGCGGTCGCCGGACTATTTCCATACCTATGCCTTCAACACGCTGCGCCAGGTCGGCGCGAATTTCGAACTTCTCGGCAGTCATCTCGAATGGCTGGGGCAGCACGGCGAAACCTGCCTGGCGGAGGCGGCGCAAGCCGCCGGCGACATTGCCGATGGCGCCAAGGTCATGCAGTTCAAGCTCGCCCGGGCGATGGCGCGGCAGCGTTTCGAGGGCTTGGCCGAGGCGATCGCGCCAATGGCGCAGGCCTACGAAACGGTGATGGACGTGCTGGACGCCCGCATGGCGGGTGTCGCCTCCAAGGCGGCGTAG
- a CDS encoding helix-turn-helix transcriptional regulator, which produces MTDQIARNEKQLGAILRRARRQADLTQETLGNQIHLRQATVSRLEAGEPAVRLSTLMAALSALDLELVVRPRSKSSATEIEDLF; this is translated from the coding sequence ATGACCGACCAGATCGCTCGCAACGAGAAGCAACTCGGCGCCATCCTGCGTCGCGCCCGCCGGCAGGCCGACCTCACGCAAGAGACGCTTGGCAATCAAATCCACCTGCGCCAGGCCACCGTGTCCCGCCTTGAAGCCGGCGAGCCAGCGGTGCGGCTCAGCACGTTGATGGCCGCTCTCTCCGCCCTCGACCTCGAACTCGTCGTTCGCCCGCGCAGCAAAAGCAGCGCCACCGAGATCGAAGACTTGTTCTGA
- a CDS encoding amino acid--[acyl-carrier-protein] ligase, producing the protein MDAKTFDSKSLLDSLFENGILFESGIDGLYGRSGAFEEVIERFERLVTRLGAPDKATRIHFPPGMSRATLEKSGYMKSFPQLAGCVHSFMGGEREHAQLLGMIADGGDWTELQKATDVALTPAACYPLYPTIAARGPVPAQGLLFELSSYCFRHEPSKDPARMQLFRMREFVKIGTAEQVRSFRESWLKRGKAMIEQLDLPCEVDLANDPFFGRGGKMMANNQRDQGLKFELLIPVTSIEKPTACLSFNYHQDHFGRTWGLKFADGEFCHSACVGFGLERVALALFRHHGPDAEAWPAAVRDVLWSV; encoded by the coding sequence ATGGACGCCAAGACATTCGACTCCAAGTCGCTTCTCGACAGCCTGTTCGAGAACGGCATCCTGTTCGAATCCGGCATCGACGGCCTCTATGGCCGTTCGGGCGCATTCGAGGAAGTGATCGAGCGCTTCGAGCGTCTCGTCACCCGGCTAGGGGCGCCCGACAAGGCCACCCGCATTCATTTTCCGCCGGGCATGAGCCGCGCGACGCTGGAGAAGAGCGGCTATATGAAGAGCTTTCCGCAGCTGGCCGGCTGTGTGCATTCGTTCATGGGCGGCGAGCGGGAGCATGCGCAACTGCTCGGCATGATAGCGGATGGCGGGGACTGGACGGAGCTGCAGAAGGCGACGGACGTCGCGCTGACACCGGCCGCCTGCTATCCGCTCTATCCCACCATCGCCGCGCGCGGCCCGGTGCCGGCGCAGGGCCTGCTTTTCGAGCTCTCCTCGTACTGCTTCCGCCACGAGCCGTCGAAGGACCCGGCGCGCATGCAGCTCTTTCGCATGCGCGAGTTCGTCAAGATCGGCACGGCCGAGCAGGTGCGCTCGTTCCGCGAAAGCTGGCTGAAGCGCGGCAAGGCGATGATCGAGCAGCTCGACCTGCCCTGCGAAGTCGATCTTGCCAACGATCCGTTCTTCGGCCGCGGCGGCAAGATGATGGCCAACAATCAGCGCGACCAGGGCTTGAAATTCGAGCTGCTGATCCCGGTGACCAGCATCGAGAAGCCGACCGCCTGTTTGAGCTTCAACTATCACCAGGACCATTTTGGCCGGACCTGGGGCCTGAAGTTCGCCGACGGGGAGTTCTGCCACTCGGCCTGCGTCGGCTTTGGGCTGGAGCGTGTGGCGCTGGCGCTGTTCCGCCATCACGGGCCGGACGCGGAGGCCTGGCCGGCCGCGGTCCGCGACGTGCTGTGGAGCGTGTGA
- a CDS encoding acyl carrier protein, which translates to MIDQIRSLLEQHPMIPLNFGALADDANLYDAGLTSFASVQMMLALEEEFDIEFPETMLTRRTFSSLASIADAVSQLTRKAA; encoded by the coding sequence ATGATCGACCAGATTCGCTCGCTGCTCGAGCAGCATCCGATGATTCCGCTGAATTTCGGCGCACTTGCCGACGACGCCAATCTCTACGACGCGGGGCTGACCTCCTTCGCCTCGGTGCAGATGATGCTGGCGCTCGAGGAAGAGTTCGACATCGAATTCCCCGAGACGATGCTGACGCGGCGGACCTTCTCTTCGCTGGCCAGTATCGCGGACGCCGTTTCGCAATTGACGCGCAAGGCGGCGTAG
- a CDS encoding acyl-CoA dehydrogenase family protein → MCRVAEVAASHADPVDKEGRFPAETIEALKRERLLGVAIPIEHGGEGLGTMQIADLIVQLGQACGSSAMIYAMHQIKTSSFVTHGGASDWHRAYMRRIADEQLLMASATTEAGIGGNLRNSICAVEVAGGRFALTKEATVISYGDYADAILATARRAPDAASSDQVMVVIPVDGNRTLERTSVWDTLGMRGTCSDGFHLVATGDATQIFPKPFSEIAAQSMLASSHIFWAATWFGIAADAFNRAQAFVKAAARKQPEAMPPGALRLAEAAALLQEMKGHLTAAIHRFEAAKGDDDALSSIGFAAEINALKVAASEKAGAVVRLAMLVNGILGYKNGTPFSVGRHLRDVTSAPVMISNDRILSNTATLMLMSRFDTGLGG, encoded by the coding sequence ATGTGCCGCGTCGCCGAGGTCGCCGCGAGCCATGCCGATCCCGTCGACAAGGAAGGCCGTTTCCCGGCGGAGACGATCGAGGCGCTGAAGCGCGAGCGCCTGCTCGGCGTGGCGATCCCGATCGAGCATGGCGGCGAGGGACTCGGCACGATGCAAATCGCCGACCTCATCGTCCAGCTCGGCCAGGCCTGCGGCTCGAGCGCGATGATCTATGCCATGCACCAGATCAAAACGTCGAGCTTCGTCACTCACGGCGGCGCCAGCGACTGGCATCGCGCCTATATGCGGCGCATCGCAGACGAGCAGCTTCTGATGGCTTCCGCGACGACGGAGGCCGGCATCGGCGGCAATTTGCGCAATTCGATCTGCGCGGTCGAGGTCGCCGGCGGGCGTTTCGCGCTGACCAAGGAAGCCACCGTCATCTCCTATGGCGACTACGCCGACGCCATCCTCGCCACGGCGCGGCGCGCGCCCGATGCGGCCAGCTCCGACCAGGTGATGGTGGTCATCCCGGTCGATGGCAACCGCACGCTGGAACGCACGTCCGTGTGGGACACGCTCGGCATGCGCGGCACCTGCTCCGATGGCTTTCATCTGGTCGCCACGGGTGACGCGACGCAGATATTCCCGAAGCCGTTCTCCGAGATCGCGGCGCAGTCGATGCTGGCCAGCTCGCACATCTTCTGGGCGGCGACCTGGTTCGGCATCGCCGCCGACGCCTTCAATCGGGCGCAGGCATTTGTCAAGGCGGCGGCGCGCAAGCAGCCCGAGGCCATGCCGCCGGGCGCGCTGAGGCTGGCCGAGGCGGCCGCGCTTTTACAGGAGATGAAAGGCCACCTGACGGCCGCCATCCACCGCTTCGAAGCGGCCAAGGGCGACGACGACGCTTTGTCTTCGATCGGCTTCGCCGCCGAGATCAACGCGCTGAAGGTCGCGGCCAGCGAGAAGGCGGGCGCCGTGGTGCGCCTCGCCATGCTGGTCAACGGTATCCTTGGCTACAAGAACGGCACCCCGTTCAGCGTCGGCCGGCACTTGCGCGATGTGACCTCGGCGCCGGTGATGATCTCCAACGACCGCATCCTTTCCAATACCGCGACGCTCATGCTGATGAGCCGCTTCGACACTGGCCTGGGGGGCTGA